A stretch of Rhizobium glycinendophyticum DNA encodes these proteins:
- a CDS encoding type II and III secretion system protein family protein yields MRNLTNKLRVSLTGGLALAMAVSGVPAPLNFHLLDAPLAEAAQESVLRITDSGPGKRRTVKLGLNKALVVDLPADAHDILVADPSMADAVTRSSRRIYLFGKTVGQTNIFIFGDDGQEIVSLDIEIERDIAGLEANLRRFIPESDIKVEIVSDNIVLTGTVRTPQDAARAQSLAKAFLQGGEATTRNTTASSSEDGGDVAIYAEERQTSQIVNLLQIEGEDQVTLKVTVAEVSRQVLKQLGFSGSISDGTSGISYANPSNLGNAIDPTGTASISSSIGNIGINAYVNAMEQAGVMRTLAEPSLTAISGEPAKFYVGGEYRLAAEQEIDVEDGQATLSRTTNSVDYGIELNFRPVVLAPGRISLKIETNVSEPTWEGSAVTGNTAPSIPGSTYMSIRKREASTTVELPSGGSIVIAGLVQDNIRQAMSGLPGISKVPILGALFRSRDFQRNETELVIIATPYLVRPVARSALSRPDDNFNPEGDGATFFLNKVNKVYGRREASAPAGQYHGAVGFIYK; encoded by the coding sequence GTGAGAAACCTGACGAATAAACTTCGTGTATCCCTGACCGGCGGATTGGCCTTGGCAATGGCCGTCTCGGGCGTTCCGGCGCCCCTAAACTTCCACCTCTTGGATGCCCCATTGGCCGAGGCCGCTCAAGAGAGCGTTCTCCGGATTACCGATTCCGGTCCGGGCAAGCGTCGTACCGTAAAGCTCGGGCTGAACAAGGCGCTCGTTGTCGACCTGCCTGCAGACGCCCACGATATCCTGGTTGCGGATCCGAGCATGGCGGACGCCGTTACCCGGTCGTCACGGCGCATCTACCTGTTCGGCAAAACGGTCGGCCAGACCAATATCTTCATCTTTGGAGATGATGGCCAGGAGATCGTCAGCCTGGACATCGAAATCGAACGCGATATTGCCGGCCTGGAAGCCAATCTGCGGCGCTTTATACCCGAGTCGGACATCAAGGTGGAGATCGTCTCCGACAACATCGTGCTGACCGGCACTGTGCGAACACCACAGGATGCCGCGCGCGCTCAGAGCCTTGCCAAAGCCTTCCTGCAGGGCGGCGAAGCAACCACTCGCAACACAACGGCATCCAGCAGTGAAGATGGCGGCGATGTCGCGATCTACGCGGAAGAGCGCCAGACGTCCCAGATCGTCAATCTGCTTCAAATCGAGGGCGAGGATCAGGTAACGCTGAAGGTCACCGTGGCAGAGGTAAGCCGTCAGGTCCTGAAGCAGCTCGGTTTCTCAGGAAGCATTTCGGACGGGACCAGCGGCATCAGCTATGCGAACCCTTCGAACCTGGGCAATGCTATCGATCCGACAGGGACGGCCTCGATTTCCAGTTCGATCGGCAATATCGGCATCAACGCCTATGTCAATGCGATGGAGCAAGCCGGCGTCATGCGGACGCTGGCAGAGCCGAGCCTCACTGCAATTTCCGGCGAACCGGCAAAATTCTATGTCGGCGGCGAATATCGTCTAGCGGCAGAGCAGGAAATCGATGTCGAGGACGGCCAGGCGACGCTCAGCCGCACGACCAATTCGGTCGACTATGGGATCGAGTTGAACTTCCGACCCGTCGTTCTGGCGCCTGGCCGCATCAGCCTGAAGATTGAGACCAATGTTTCCGAGCCGACCTGGGAAGGCAGTGCGGTGACCGGCAATACGGCGCCCAGTATTCCAGGTTCAACCTATATGTCGATCCGCAAGCGCGAGGCTTCGACAACAGTCGAACTGCCTTCGGGTGGTTCGATCGTCATCGCCGGTCTCGTGCAGGACAATATTCGCCAGGCGATGAGCGGTTTGCCCGGGATCTCCAAGGTTCCAATTCTAGGCGCCCTCTTCCGCAGCAGGGACTTCCAGCGCAACGAAACCGAACTCGTCATCATCGCAACGCCCTATCTGGTGCGCCCTGTCGCCCGCAGCGCCTTGTCGCGGCCCGACGACAATTTCAATCCCGAGGGAGATGGCGCGACCTTTTTCCTGAACAAGGTCAACAAGGTCTATGGCCGCCGCGAGGCCAGTGCTCCGGCTGGCCAATACCATGGCGCCGTCGGGTTCATCTACAAGTGA
- the cpaB gene encoding Flp pilus assembly protein CpaB: MKPARLIILAVAVVAAGMAGLLAMRLTGNQTVVVQQDPTVEKQQTVDVLVSAKNLPVGARLDDSAMRWMPWPADSVVDGFITSSTRADAMTELKGAVVRLPLFEGEPLRREKIADSSSRILSALLPSGKRAVSTEISVATGAGGFILPNDRVDVIMVRKGDENNFLTETVLSNVRVLAVDQQIEEAPDGSKSVIGTTATLELTPDQTKVIAVAQQMADRLSLALRSVADAQEEDTSAADYLLSGGDGQPTIQVIKSGELVKSSDSTAANSMK; encoded by the coding sequence ATGAAACCCGCCCGCCTTATCATACTTGCAGTCGCCGTCGTGGCAGCCGGTATGGCCGGCCTTCTGGCCATGCGCCTGACTGGCAACCAGACCGTGGTCGTGCAGCAAGACCCGACCGTGGAAAAGCAGCAGACGGTCGACGTCCTCGTTTCCGCCAAAAACCTGCCCGTGGGCGCACGCCTGGATGACAGCGCCATGCGCTGGATGCCCTGGCCGGCCGATAGCGTCGTTGACGGCTTCATTACCTCATCGACCCGCGCCGATGCCATGACCGAGCTGAAGGGTGCCGTCGTGCGCCTGCCGCTTTTCGAAGGCGAGCCGCTGCGCCGCGAGAAGATCGCCGATTCGTCCTCCCGTATCCTGTCCGCCCTGCTGCCCTCCGGAAAACGCGCTGTCTCTACGGAAATCTCGGTCGCAACCGGTGCCGGCGGCTTCATTCTGCCCAACGACCGCGTCGACGTCATCATGGTGCGCAAGGGCGACGAAAACAATTTTCTGACGGAAACCGTGTTGTCCAATGTTCGCGTGCTCGCGGTCGACCAGCAAATCGAAGAGGCGCCTGATGGGTCAAAGTCTGTCATTGGCACCACGGCTACGCTTGAGTTGACGCCGGACCAGACCAAGGTGATCGCGGTTGCACAGCAGATGGCAGATCGTCTGTCGCTGGCGCTGCGCTCAGTCGCTGATGCCCAGGAAGAGGACACGAGTGCGGCCGACTACCTTCTGAGCGGCGGCGATGGCCAGCCGACGATCCAGGTCATCAAATCCGGCGAACTCGTGAAATCATCCGACTCAACCGCCGCCAATTCCATGAAGTGA
- a CDS encoding A24 family peptidase: MYVSIIFIIPPICLVLAALTDFLEMTIPNRIPVILFCTFLAIAPFSGLGIVEFGWHMAAAAAVFAVCFGLFAFNVMGGGDAKLLSAAAVWFGFNHSLFDFLAYTGFLGGILTVMVIAIRANWEVFATIGVKFPKTLMVANKIPYAIAIGAAGLMAYPQSPLMISAMASMR; this comes from the coding sequence ATGTATGTGTCCATCATCTTCATCATTCCGCCGATCTGCCTCGTCCTGGCGGCGCTGACCGATTTTCTTGAAATGACGATCCCGAACCGGATCCCGGTAATCCTGTTCTGCACATTTCTGGCCATTGCCCCATTCAGTGGGCTCGGCATCGTCGAGTTCGGCTGGCATATGGCGGCTGCCGCTGCGGTCTTTGCAGTCTGCTTTGGTCTCTTCGCGTTCAATGTAATGGGCGGCGGTGACGCGAAATTGCTGTCTGCTGCGGCCGTCTGGTTCGGCTTCAATCACTCGCTGTTCGATTTTCTCGCCTATACCGGCTTTCTCGGCGGGATTCTCACCGTCATGGTGATTGCAATTCGGGCAAACTGGGAGGTGTTCGCCACTATCGGCGTGAAATTTCCCAAGACCCTGATGGTGGCGAACAAGATCCCTTATGCCATCGCGATCGGCGCTGCCGGCCTCATGGCGTATCCCCAGTCGCCATTGATGATTTCCGCCATGGCGAGTATGCGCTGA
- a CDS encoding Flp family type IVb pilin: MKSIIARFVRDESGATAIEYGLIAALISVALITGATTLGSALNTQFNTLAGKLNYSG, from the coding sequence ATGAAATCCATTATTGCTCGTTTCGTGAGAGACGAATCCGGGGCTACCGCCATCGAGTATGGCCTGATCGCCGCCTTGATCTCCGTGGCTCTCATCACAGGTGCGACGACCCTCGGCAGCGCCCTGAACACGCAGTTCAACACCCTGGCAGGCAAGCTCAACTATTCGGGCTGA
- a CDS encoding Flp family type IVb pilin, with the protein MTNLFARFIKDESGATAIEYGLIAALISVALITGATTLGSKLNTQFNNLAGKLNYAG; encoded by the coding sequence ATGACCAATCTTTTCGCACGCTTCATCAAGGATGAATCCGGTGCAACCGCAATCGAGTACGGCCTGATCGCCGCCCTGATTTCCGTTGCCCTCATCACCGGCGCAACCACGCTCGGCAGCAAGCTCAACACCCAGTTCAACAATCTCGCAGGCAAGCTCAACTACGCTGGTTGA
- a CDS encoding pilus assembly protein N-terminal domain-containing protein, giving the protein MVVSAPAAAADDVLRVYMNSARILKLDRPVSKVIVGNSEVADATVADSKTIVLTGRAYGTTNLVLLDADGNAIVDERILVSIDESNTVRVYKATDRTVLSCTPNCEEHAKTGTSQ; this is encoded by the coding sequence ATGGTCGTGTCCGCTCCGGCTGCCGCCGCGGATGATGTTCTGCGCGTCTATATGAATAGCGCGCGCATCCTGAAGCTTGATCGGCCGGTCAGCAAAGTGATCGTCGGAAATTCTGAAGTTGCCGACGCGACCGTTGCGGATTCAAAGACGATCGTTCTCACGGGCCGCGCTTACGGCACGACGAACCTCGTCTTGCTTGATGCAGACGGAAACGCAATCGTCGACGAGCGCATTCTCGTATCGATTGACGAGTCCAATACAGTCCGGGTCTATAAAGCCACGGATAGAACAGTGCTGTCCTGCACACCTAACTGCGAAGAACACGCCAAGACCGGCACGTCTCAATAA
- a CDS encoding TadE/TadG family type IV pilus assembly protein, translating into MRTGRIWKRLARSREGSAAIEFAILSIPYFMIIFAILETFIAFAAEQLVTNAVNTLGRQIRTGQITYGLNRSTDKTKEQFRQLFCDEVKILITCSATEVTTAAKLYIDARTFSTFAAIPTTIPRMTTATYSDINPATFAFTPGGPETINMLRAYYRWQVITDLVRPYITTIRPADGSMPSDFLIVATTAFKNEKYP; encoded by the coding sequence ATGCGGACAGGTCGCATCTGGAAGCGGTTGGCGCGTTCGCGTGAGGGATCTGCTGCGATCGAATTCGCGATCCTCTCGATCCCCTACTTCATGATCATCTTTGCTATTCTTGAAACATTCATCGCGTTTGCCGCCGAGCAACTCGTGACCAACGCGGTAAACACGCTGGGGCGCCAAATCCGGACAGGGCAGATCACCTATGGTCTCAACCGCTCGACGGACAAGACAAAGGAGCAATTCCGGCAGCTCTTCTGCGACGAGGTCAAGATCCTCATCACCTGTTCGGCAACGGAAGTTACAACTGCGGCCAAGCTCTACATTGACGCCCGCACGTTCTCGACCTTCGCCGCGATCCCGACGACAATTCCGCGGATGACGACGGCGACCTATTCCGACATCAACCCTGCGACGTTCGCTTTTACGCCCGGTGGCCCGGAAACGATCAACATGTTGCGCGCCTACTACCGTTGGCAGGTGATTACGGATCTCGTGCGTCCTTACATCACCACCATCCGGCCTGCCGACGGGTCCATGCCGAGCGACTTCCTGATTGTGGCGACGACCGCATTCAAGAACGAGAAATATCCATGA